From a region of the Mycoplasma miroungigenitalium genome:
- a CDS encoding ABC transporter ATP-binding protein: MFELNDIKYENILDIKHLKFEKGKINVITGPSGGGKSTLLKMLNKMISPTSGSIIYNGRNLDLVPSLDLRREVSMLSQTPIILGETIEDNLKIAFQFQSRTIPTKEEMTKILTDVKLNKKLEDEARSLSGGEKQRLSLARILLLSPEVFLLDEPSSMLDKDTEDFILNFLSKFAENTHKTIIMVTHSPEVAAKYAQTLTHISEGKIKELDNE, translated from the coding sequence ATGTTTGAATTAAATGATATAAAATACGAAAATATATTAGACATAAAGCACCTTAAGTTTGAGAAAGGTAAAATCAATGTAATTACAGGACCCAGCGGTGGAGGCAAGTCAACACTATTAAAGATGCTGAATAAAATGATTTCACCAACATCAGGTAGTATTATTTATAATGGACGTAATCTAGATTTGGTCCCTTCGCTGGATTTGAGAAGAGAAGTGAGCATGTTATCCCAAACACCAATTATTTTAGGCGAAACAATCGAAGATAATCTAAAAATAGCTTTTCAGTTCCAATCTAGAACAATACCAACCAAAGAAGAAATGACCAAAATATTAACAGATGTGAAATTAAATAAAAAACTCGAAGACGAAGCTAGAAGTCTTTCAGGTGGAGAAAAACAAAGATTGTCACTCGCAAGAATTTTATTACTTAGTCCAGAAGTTTTTCTTCTGGATGAACCTTCATCTATGCTTGATAAAGACACTGAAGATTTCATTTTAAATTTTTTGTCGAAATTTGCCGAAAACACACATAAAACAATAATAATGGTAACCCACTCTCCTGAGGTTGCTGCTAAATATGCTCAAACATTAACGCATATCTCTGAAGGTAAAATTAAGGAGTTAGATAATGAATAA
- a CDS encoding ABC transporter permease, translated as MNNVHNISYTRLLFAYLYLVAVITIVLIIKLKRTKDILIAALRMSVQLFIMGYALGYIIDNPNPFITIAVLLVMEFFAIFTIFRRFKGKMSKKLKLIIAIAMMSGSLTAIFYFVLVVVGIPVWFDPQYVIPLAGMLVGNSMTGISLGIKVLVEQMNERREEIEEKLILGATPKTAIKEILLKAFDSAIMPTINSMLGMGIIFLPGMMTGQILSGTNPSNAIMYQIAIMLGILASVSICVMITLEFGYRTYFNKNIQFIQQKSGK; from the coding sequence ATGAATAATGTCCACAATATAAGTTACACAAGATTACTGTTTGCATATCTTTATCTTGTAGCTGTTATTACTATTGTTCTAATAATTAAATTAAAAAGAACTAAGGATATTTTAATTGCGGCTTTAAGAATGAGCGTTCAACTATTTATCATGGGGTATGCTCTAGGATACATTATTGATAACCCAAATCCATTTATTACAATTGCTGTTTTATTAGTTATGGAATTTTTTGCAATATTTACTATTTTCAGACGTTTTAAAGGCAAAATGTCAAAAAAACTTAAATTAATTATAGCTATTGCTATGATGTCTGGCAGTCTTACCGCAATATTCTATTTTGTATTAGTTGTTGTTGGTATCCCAGTTTGATTTGACCCTCAGTATGTAATTCCATTAGCGGGTATGCTGGTTGGTAATTCAATGACTGGTATTTCGCTTGGAATTAAAGTGTTAGTTGAGCAAATGAATGAAAGAAGAGAAGAAATTGAAGAAAAACTAATACTTGGAGCCACCCCTAAAACCGCTATTAAAGAAATACTCTTAAAGGCTTTTGATTCAGCTATTATGCCAACAATCAACTCAATGCTAGGAATGGGAATAATTTTCTTACCTGGTATGATGACTGGTCAAATTCTTTCAGGCACCAATCCATCAAACGCAATTATGTATCAAATAGCAATTATGCTGGGAATATTAGCTTCTGTATCAATTTGCGTTATGATTACATTGGAATTTGGTTATCGTACATATTTCAATAAAAACATACAATTTATTCAACAAAAAAGCGGCAAATAA
- a CDS encoding glucose-6-phosphate isomerase, with protein MKTIELNVSKAIDSKEFNEYQERVSKIHNAIKTKTVIEKDWLGWIDLPKKFKDEEYKKMQNIAQRWINSNIEVVVVIGIGGSYLGAKAGYEFIYGAYSNKKPKMEILFTGNCVSAESLVSQLQYVENKRFAINVISKSGKTLETSIAFREFRKLLELKVGSIKAKDLIVATTDKSKGILYDLATSKGYDKLIIPDDVGGRFSVLSPVGLFPFICAGLNTEALLLGAQQALKNNSSEEIDKNDAYKYAVTRHFLSKNYSLELLVSYEPKLQFFQEWWKQLFAESEGKNGRGLFPASSQFSTDLHSIGQFIQDGNKVLFETSLFLKNPNTNFKISKDSENLDKISYLDGKEVHKVNWAIFEATLGAHHQTAKIPNIIIEYDKTDEFTLGYLFQFFMIALTMSAYLLGVNPFNQPGVEVYKTNMIKTLSEI; from the coding sequence ATGAAAACTATAGAATTGAACGTATCGAAAGCTATCGATTCAAAAGAATTTAATGAATACCAAGAAAGAGTATCTAAAATTCACAATGCAATTAAAACTAAAACGGTTATAGAAAAAGATTGATTAGGTTGAATTGACCTACCTAAAAAATTTAAAGATGAAGAATATAAAAAAATGCAAAACATTGCTCAACGTTGAATTAATTCTAATATTGAAGTTGTAGTTGTTATTGGAATTGGTGGGTCGTACTTAGGTGCTAAAGCAGGATATGAATTTATTTATGGGGCTTATTCAAATAAAAAACCTAAAATGGAGATTCTTTTTACCGGTAATTGTGTAAGCGCTGAAAGTTTAGTTTCCCAATTGCAGTATGTTGAAAATAAACGTTTTGCTATTAATGTAATCTCAAAAAGCGGTAAAACCCTTGAAACATCAATAGCTTTCAGAGAATTTAGAAAATTATTGGAACTTAAGGTGGGCTCAATCAAAGCAAAGGATTTAATTGTTGCTACCACCGATAAATCAAAGGGTATTCTTTATGATTTAGCAACATCAAAAGGCTATGATAAATTAATTATTCCTGATGATGTTGGTGGGCGTTTCAGTGTTTTAAGTCCTGTTGGATTATTCCCATTCATTTGTGCAGGACTAAACACAGAGGCTTTACTGTTAGGTGCTCAACAGGCTCTAAAAAATAATTCCAGTGAAGAAATTGACAAAAACGATGCTTACAAATACGCTGTTACTAGACACTTTTTATCAAAAAACTATTCATTAGAACTACTTGTTAGTTATGAGCCAAAATTGCAATTCTTTCAAGAGTGATGAAAACAACTATTTGCTGAAAGCGAAGGCAAAAATGGTAGAGGTCTGTTCCCTGCCAGTTCGCAATTTTCAACAGATTTACACTCAATTGGGCAATTTATTCAAGACGGAAATAAAGTTTTATTTGAAACTTCTCTGTTTTTAAAAAATCCAAATACCAACTTCAAAATTTCAAAGGATTCAGAAAACTTGGATAAAATCTCATATCTAGATGGCAAGGAAGTGCACAAAGTAAATTGAGCAATCTTTGAAGCGACATTAGGTGCTCACCATCAAACTGCAAAAATACCTAATATTATTATTGAATATGATAAAACTGATGAATTCACGCTAGGTTATTTATTCCAATTCTTTATGATTGCTTTAACAATGTCAGCTTATTTATTAGGCGTGAATCCATTTAACCAACCTGGCGTCGAAGTTTACAAAACAAACATGATCAAAACCTTATCAGAAATTTAA
- a CDS encoding glycine--tRNA ligase — protein sequence MLNKDKNITTLINHLKASGFVFQGSEIYGGLANTWDYGPLGATLKDNIEAVWKRCFIQSEKNNYLLDSKILMNPQVWVTSGHVVNFNDPLIENKVNGKRYRADKLIEEFNPNIVAETLSFDEMKEFLVKNVTKYEGDKCEWSDVRKFNLMFETKQGVTEETKSKIYLRPETTQGIMVNFKNVQRSMRAKMPMGIGQVGKSFRNEVTPGNFIFRTREFEQMELEVFCHPSQADEIFDYYIDKSIKFVRKLGLSEQNTRLRAHDPKELSHYSSATSDIEYLFPFGWGELLGIANRTNYDLTAHQNATSESLEYLEPTTNEKYIPYVIEPSMGLDRLMFAILIEAYDEEVLENETRIVMHFSKELAPYKVAVLPLVKKLNDKATEIYEMILEKGISVVYDETASIGKRYRRQDAIGTPKCVTIDFNTLEDESVTIRDRDTMEQKRVKISELINHI from the coding sequence ATGTTAAACAAAGACAAAAACATAACTACTCTAATTAACCACCTTAAAGCCTCTGGTTTCGTTTTTCAAGGGAGCGAAATTTATGGCGGATTAGCTAATACATGAGACTATGGACCGTTGGGAGCCACTTTAAAAGATAATATTGAAGCTGTATGAAAACGTTGTTTTATCCAAAGCGAAAAAAATAATTACTTATTAGATTCAAAAATTTTGATGAATCCACAGGTTTGAGTAACTTCAGGTCATGTTGTCAATTTTAATGATCCATTAATTGAAAATAAAGTAAATGGTAAAAGATATAGAGCTGATAAATTGATTGAAGAATTCAATCCGAATATAGTTGCTGAAACATTAAGTTTCGACGAAATGAAAGAATTCTTAGTAAAAAACGTCACAAAATATGAAGGCGATAAATGTGAATGAAGCGACGTAAGAAAATTTAATTTGATGTTTGAAACGAAACAAGGTGTTACAGAAGAAACGAAAAGCAAGATTTATCTTCGTCCCGAAACAACTCAAGGTATTATGGTTAATTTCAAAAACGTCCAACGTTCAATGAGGGCAAAAATGCCGATGGGCATTGGCCAAGTTGGTAAAAGTTTCAGAAACGAGGTTACACCAGGTAATTTCATTTTCCGTACTAGAGAATTTGAACAAATGGAATTAGAAGTGTTTTGTCACCCATCGCAAGCTGACGAGATTTTCGATTATTACATTGATAAATCGATTAAATTTGTTAGAAAATTAGGATTAAGCGAGCAAAATACAAGATTAAGAGCTCACGACCCTAAAGAATTGTCACATTATTCGTCAGCAACTAGCGATATTGAATATTTATTTCCGTTCGGATGAGGCGAGTTATTAGGCATTGCTAACCGTACGAATTATGACTTAACCGCGCACCAAAATGCTACTAGTGAAAGTTTGGAATATTTAGAACCAACCACTAATGAAAAATACATTCCTTACGTAATTGAACCATCTATGGGTCTAGATAGACTTATGTTTGCAATTTTAATTGAAGCATATGACGAAGAAGTTTTAGAAAACGAAACAAGAATTGTTATGCATTTTTCTAAAGAGCTAGCGCCATACAAAGTTGCTGTCTTACCGTTAGTTAAAAAATTAAATGATAAAGCAACAGAGATTTATGAAATGATTCTAGAAAAAGGTATTAGCGTAGTTTACGATGAAACGGCTTCTATTGGTAAAAGATACCGTAGACAAGACGCGATTGGTACACCAAAATGTGTAACCATTGATTTCAATACTTTAGAAGATGAATCTGTTACAATTCGCGACAGAGACACTATGGAGCAAAAAAGAGTAAAAATTAGCGAATTAATTAACCACATTTAA
- a CDS encoding RNA-binding protein, with translation MNKKGDILFGKIIHICIDGLTVLTNKKYVFEIPKKNVTDWAWKNLFNEFKLRDNVNFIVEEIDNENKTGIGNFKANHSYFARSPFVEELKETKHGFKNLKKSIDTEVIVWDMQNNRS, from the coding sequence ATGAATAAAAAAGGTGATATATTATTTGGGAAAATAATACATATTTGCATTGACGGGTTAACGGTCTTAACAAACAAAAAATATGTATTCGAAATTCCTAAAAAAAATGTAACTGATTGAGCCTGAAAAAACCTGTTCAATGAGTTTAAATTAAGAGATAATGTTAACTTTATCGTAGAAGAAATAGACAACGAAAACAAAACAGGAATTGGAAATTTCAAGGCAAACCACAGTTATTTTGCTCGCTCTCCATTCGTTGAAGAATTAAAGGAAACAAAACACGGTTTTAAAAATTTAAAAAAATCTATTGATACCGAAGTTATTGTTTGGGATATGCAAAATAACCGGAGTTAA
- a CDS encoding glucose-6-phosphate isomerase, whose product MSKLTLKAFNYHPDFNNESLIEKATGIIRGIKLKTIVGFENFGFHELALNFGQFNLNEITDFAERIIKQNTKNIIIFTDSRTRDNINAAMDFVYFYDLLGANKIKYEIINCDESYTNWFDKYEFFKKTYCFENTSFVFTKLNTFTDSFVEFIKVFLNYMQLKNGYYRTLERCFIIGKQCLEDQLNFIETVEDNRLISPNILDERFSFFSEINLLLMHINGININNVLEGYTSASIDFTSEDIKNNLAFQYGYINSVLKYEKKQNILIGGNQSLNKLLLIQAKLSNENIQKHNNLTNTMCFPEDIYTYAPYTIGMNHRFFASYITFHQEKTDFRITPELNENDGIPAFKQNRLSEANKLITDGVLTTLSHIANIPLCQIILNNNSEGVLGAYVCFIYWSQIYESYLNKSNPFAV is encoded by the coding sequence ATGTCTAAATTAACACTAAAAGCTTTTAATTACCATCCTGATTTCAATAATGAAAGTCTTATTGAAAAAGCAACAGGAATAATTCGGGGGATTAAATTAAAGACTATAGTCGGCTTTGAAAATTTTGGTTTTCATGAACTCGCATTAAACTTTGGTCAATTTAATTTAAATGAAATTACCGATTTTGCAGAAAGAATAATAAAACAAAATACGAAAAATATAATCATATTTACCGATTCAAGAACGAGAGACAATATCAATGCCGCAATGGATTTTGTTTATTTTTATGACCTTCTAGGTGCCAATAAAATAAAATACGAAATTATAAATTGCGATGAAAGCTATACTAATTGATTTGATAAATATGAATTTTTTAAAAAAACTTACTGCTTTGAAAACACAAGTTTCGTTTTTACCAAACTCAATACTTTTACTGATTCATTCGTAGAATTTATCAAAGTGTTTTTAAATTATATGCAATTAAAAAATGGTTATTATAGGACACTTGAACGTTGTTTTATAATAGGAAAACAATGCCTTGAAGACCAATTGAATTTCATTGAAACAGTTGAAGATAATAGACTTATAAGCCCAAATATCTTGGATGAAAGATTTTCTTTTTTTAGTGAAATAAACTTGCTTTTAATGCATATCAATGGCATAAACATTAATAATGTTTTAGAAGGTTATACGTCCGCATCAATTGATTTCACTAGTGAAGACATAAAAAATAATTTGGCGTTCCAATATGGATATATAAACAGTGTTCTCAAATATGAAAAAAAGCAGAATATCTTAATTGGTGGCAACCAAAGCCTGAATAAATTATTATTAATTCAAGCTAAATTGAGTAACGAAAACATACAAAAACACAACAACCTTACAAATACAATGTGCTTTCCAGAAGATATTTATACATATGCGCCGTATACAATCGGTATGAATCATAGGTTTTTCGCTTCATATATTACTTTTCACCAAGAAAAAACCGATTTTAGAATTACGCCAGAGCTAAACGAGAATGATGGAATTCCAGCATTTAAACAAAATAGGTTAAGCGAGGCGAACAAATTAATAACTGATGGAGTATTGACAACATTGTCTCACATTGCCAATATCCCTTTGTGTCAAATAATACTTAACAATAATTCAGAAGGTGTCTTAGGAGCATATGTGTGTTTCATCTACTGGTCGCAAATTTATGAATCATATTTAAATAAATCTAACCCATTTGCGGTGTAA
- the dnaG gene encoding DNA primase — translation MNTNFKQLQDEILSHYDIVEVINKYITLSKSGQSFVCLCPFHDDSNPSMHVSETKQLFKCFVCGVGGNLISFLMKFKKLSYPDTLKLLADEATINYDSHIFYQKPSKYSQSDLEVLDLLDKANSFFKLEFTRLKNTTLNSFYNSRDLSNDLLRNFDIGFASKENFLEFFGDDIKQNPTLFAKAGLINPESLQPSFNNRVTFGIRNDDGKIVGFSARTLEKDVKPKYINSVESHLFQKSELLYNFYKAKDFLETKELIITEGFFDVIALHKADINNAVALMGTALTNKHFKLLNNKTIIMFLDGDGAGQNATLKSLSYLLSKNIHAKVVKNNTRLDPDEILKKYGSEYLKNLIKDSVDSLDYIYQNGKSQFSLIAGGDNRLNNIQNFISYFSKYIEYSESNVRDFYSEKIYTDFKYKIIFKSNLQDSNEYSIHDDSYLNDPQMDTATFMNQYQVPDYVPDLPQNPYDFDLIPNKGISSPINIVKKHSLPTLSWIDRLFYLILDFPDLIQFYLEKNRKDQMNFNVFDDYKEQVQNILEKGKLTQTDKKWIESMITNNGELKSEFEAVKQDFKMYLGDKEKLSMNLEMIYENALKENDDKYIAFVQDPKTSRLIASNPAMFEQMTQNMLRINRRKK, via the coding sequence ATGAATACAAATTTTAAGCAATTACAAGATGAAATACTATCTCACTACGACATTGTTGAGGTGATAAATAAATATATAACTTTGTCTAAATCGGGTCAAAGTTTTGTTTGTTTATGTCCTTTCCATGATGATTCCAACCCTTCAATGCATGTTAGTGAAACTAAACAATTGTTTAAATGTTTTGTTTGTGGTGTTGGCGGAAATTTGATTTCGTTTTTGATGAAATTTAAAAAGCTTTCTTATCCCGATACCTTAAAACTGCTGGCTGACGAAGCGACCATTAATTATGATTCACACATTTTTTATCAAAAACCTTCGAAATATTCACAATCTGATTTAGAAGTTTTAGATCTTTTAGATAAGGCTAATTCATTCTTTAAGTTGGAATTTACAAGACTCAAAAATACCACACTAAATAGTTTTTATAACTCAAGGGATTTATCGAATGATCTTTTAAGAAATTTTGATATTGGTTTTGCCTCTAAAGAAAACTTTTTGGAATTTTTCGGCGACGATATCAAACAAAATCCAACATTATTTGCTAAAGCGGGTTTAATTAATCCTGAATCATTGCAACCATCATTCAACAATCGTGTTACGTTTGGTATTAGAAATGATGACGGAAAAATTGTCGGATTTAGTGCACGTACTTTAGAGAAAGATGTTAAACCAAAATATATAAATAGTGTTGAATCTCATTTATTTCAAAAATCCGAACTTCTTTACAATTTCTATAAAGCTAAAGATTTTCTTGAAACAAAAGAACTGATAATTACAGAAGGTTTCTTTGATGTAATTGCTCTCCATAAAGCTGACATTAATAACGCAGTTGCCTTAATGGGCACAGCGCTAACTAATAAACACTTCAAATTATTGAATAATAAAACAATAATAATGTTTTTAGATGGCGATGGCGCCGGACAAAACGCAACTCTAAAATCATTATCTTATTTACTATCTAAAAATATTCACGCGAAAGTTGTAAAAAATAATACAAGACTTGATCCTGATGAAATCCTCAAAAAATACGGTTCTGAATATTTAAAAAACCTTATTAAAGATTCGGTAGATTCTTTAGATTATATTTACCAAAACGGCAAAAGCCAATTTTCATTAATTGCCGGTGGTGATAATAGACTCAATAATATTCAAAATTTTATATCTTATTTTTCAAAATATATTGAATATTCAGAGTCAAATGTAAGAGATTTCTATTCTGAAAAAATTTACACTGATTTTAAATATAAAATTATTTTCAAAAGTAATTTACAGGATTCAAATGAATATTCAATACATGATGATTCATATCTAAATGATCCGCAAATGGATACAGCGACATTCATGAATCAATATCAAGTTCCTGATTATGTACCGGATTTACCTCAGAACCCTTACGATTTTGATCTAATTCCCAATAAAGGAATTTCATCACCTATCAACATTGTAAAAAAACATTCGTTGCCCACATTGAGTTGGATTGACAGATTATTTTATTTAATTCTCGATTTCCCAGACCTAATTCAGTTTTATCTGGAAAAAAATAGAAAAGATCAGATGAATTTCAATGTTTTCGATGACTATAAAGAGCAAGTGCAAAACATTCTCGAAAAAGGCAAATTAACTCAAACTGACAAAAAATGAATTGAATCAATGATAACTAATAACGGAGAATTAAAATCCGAATTTGAAGCAGTAAAACAAGATTTCAAAATGTACCTCGGAGATAAAGAAAAGTTATCAATGAATTTAGAAATGATTTACGAAAACGCATTAAAAGAAAATGATGATAAATATATTGCGTTCGTACAAGACCCCAAAACCAGCAGGCTTATTGCCTCAAACCCAGCAATGTTTGAGCAAATGACTCAAAACATGCTAAGAATAAATAGGAGGAAAAAATAA